One part of the Dyadobacter sp. 676 genome encodes these proteins:
- the pruA gene encoding L-glutamate gamma-semialdehyde dehydrogenase: protein MSIGIFNVPALKNEPVKSYAPGSPERSELKKALAEARAKTIEIPQYIGGEEIYSGNKQKVSPPHDHQHILGYFHEGGKEDVAKAIDAALEARKSWATLAWEQRAAIFLKAAELIAGPYRAEMNAATMLGQSKSVYQAEIDSACEIIDFLRLNVNFMRDIYEEQPISSEGVWNRMEYRPLEGFIFAITPFNFTAIAGNLPAAPALMGNVVIWKPAFTQVYAANVIMKVFREAGLPDGVINMVLVDGPVAGDVIFRHPDFSGVHFTGSTKVFQTIWKTIGENIGTYKTFPRIVGETGGKDFVLAHKSADAKALATGLIRGAFEYQGQKCSAASRAYIPSNLWEEVKKLMLADLAEIKMGGVEDFSNFINAVIDEKSFDKIASYIEGAKASADTEIVAGGNFDKSKGYFIEPTIIQAFKPDYVTLCEEIFGPVLTIYVYDENEFEQIIPVIDATSPYALTGAVFAKDRYAIEYATRHLVNAAGNFYINDKPTGAVVGQQPFGGARASGTNDKAGSVLNLLRWVSPRALKETLVSPKDYKYPFLSGE from the coding sequence ATGTCGATAGGAATTTTCAATGTACCGGCGTTAAAAAACGAACCGGTGAAAAGCTACGCGCCGGGAAGCCCGGAGCGCTCAGAACTTAAAAAGGCGCTTGCAGAGGCCCGCGCCAAAACCATTGAGATACCACAATATATAGGCGGCGAAGAAATCTACTCAGGAAACAAACAGAAGGTGTCGCCACCGCATGATCACCAGCATATTCTCGGCTATTTTCATGAAGGAGGCAAGGAGGATGTAGCCAAAGCGATTGACGCTGCATTGGAGGCGAGAAAGAGTTGGGCTACACTCGCCTGGGAACAACGCGCAGCCATATTCCTGAAAGCGGCCGAGCTGATCGCCGGTCCGTACCGGGCTGAAATGAATGCGGCGACGATGCTGGGACAGTCGAAAAGTGTCTATCAGGCGGAGATTGATTCGGCCTGTGAAATCATTGACTTTCTGAGGCTTAATGTGAACTTCATGCGGGATATCTATGAGGAGCAACCGATCTCCTCAGAAGGTGTCTGGAACCGTATGGAATACCGTCCGCTGGAAGGTTTCATCTTCGCTATTACTCCGTTTAACTTCACGGCCATTGCCGGAAACCTGCCCGCTGCGCCTGCATTAATGGGCAATGTAGTGATCTGGAAACCGGCATTTACGCAGGTTTACGCTGCCAATGTGATTATGAAGGTTTTTAGGGAAGCGGGGCTTCCCGACGGCGTTATTAATATGGTTTTGGTAGATGGCCCGGTTGCCGGTGATGTGATTTTCAGGCACCCCGATTTCTCCGGAGTGCATTTTACAGGTAGTACTAAAGTGTTTCAAACGATCTGGAAAACGATCGGCGAGAATATCGGTACTTATAAGACATTTCCAAGGATCGTGGGCGAAACGGGAGGTAAGGACTTTGTACTCGCGCACAAATCCGCGGACGCGAAGGCGCTTGCTACGGGCCTGATTCGTGGCGCATTCGAATACCAGGGGCAGAAATGCTCGGCGGCTTCCCGGGCTTATATTCCTTCCAATTTGTGGGAAGAGGTAAAAAAACTGATGCTGGCTGATCTGGCGGAGATCAAAATGGGCGGCGTCGAGGACTTCTCTAATTTTATCAACGCCGTCATCGACGAGAAATCGTTCGACAAGATCGCATCTTATATAGAAGGGGCGAAGGCTAGCGCGGACACGGAAATCGTCGCAGGGGGCAATTTTGACAAGAGTAAAGGGTACTTCATAGAGCCAACCATCATCCAGGCTTTCAAACCAGACTATGTGACCTTGTGCGAAGAGATTTTCGGGCCGGTACTTACAATATATGTGTATGATGAAAATGAATTCGAGCAGATTATTCCCGTCATCGACGCCACTTCTCCTTATGCATTGACAGGGGCTGTATTTGCGAAAGACCGCTACGCCATCGAGTATGCGACGAGGCATTTGGTGAATGCAGCCGGGAACTTCTATATAAATGATAAACCGACCGGTGCTGTGGTAGGGCAGCAGCCATTTGGTGGAGCGCGGGCATCGGGTACGAATGACAAGGCGGGATCGGTTTTAAACCTGTTGAGATGGGTATCTCCGCGGGCATTGAAAGAGACGCTTGTTTCGCCGAAAGACTATAAATATCCCTTCCTTTCCGGGGAATAA
- the dxs gene encoding 1-deoxy-D-xylulose-5-phosphate synthase has protein sequence MLITPGKLLATINSPEDLRKLDSSQLPQVCNELRQFIIDNVSVYGGHFGASLGVVELSVALHYVFNTPDDQLVWDVGHQAYGHKILTGRRDEFHSNRVYGGLSGFPKRKESVYDAFGVGHSSTSISSALGMAVASALEKNFQRQHIAIIGDGAMTAGLAFEGMNHAGATDSNLLIILNDNCMAIDPNVGALKEYLTDITTSQTYNKFKDEVWNLLGKMSNFGKSAQEIVSKVETAMKTAILRQSNLFESLGLRYFGPIDGNDISHLTEVLKDLKNIPGPKLLHCLTIKGKGYGPAEKDQTKWHAPGVFDKITGEIKKKVYDTPQAPKYQDVFGHTIVELARQNPKIVGITPAMPSGSSLNIMMEAIPERAFDVGIAEQHAVTFSAGMATRGEVVFCNIYSTFMQRAYDQVVHDVCIQELPVIFCLDRAGLVGADGPTHHGVYDIAYMRCIPNMVVASPMNEQELRNMMYTAQLDSFQSGKNAFTIRYPRGNGVMPEWRTPFEEIQIGKGRKIKSGTDLAILSLGPLGNFALKACEELEKLSVNAALFDMRFAKPLDEALLHEIFSSYDRVMTLEDGCLQGGFGSAVLEFMVDHGYTSQVKRLGIPDTIVEHGEPAELYHECGIDTAGIVAASIEFMQRQSRIASVLH, from the coding sequence CCGTGTACGGCGGTCACTTCGGCGCTAGCCTGGGTGTGGTTGAACTAAGCGTAGCATTACACTACGTTTTTAATACGCCCGACGACCAGCTCGTGTGGGACGTCGGCCACCAGGCTTACGGCCACAAGATCCTCACAGGCCGGCGCGACGAGTTCCATTCCAACCGTGTTTACGGTGGCCTTTCTGGTTTCCCAAAAAGAAAAGAAAGCGTTTACGATGCGTTTGGAGTCGGGCATTCGTCTACTTCCATTTCATCGGCGCTCGGAATGGCGGTAGCGTCCGCACTGGAGAAGAACTTCCAACGCCAGCATATTGCTATTATCGGTGACGGCGCTATGACCGCCGGGCTAGCCTTCGAAGGCATGAACCACGCCGGCGCTACGGATTCGAATTTGCTGATTATCCTCAATGACAACTGCATGGCCATCGACCCGAACGTCGGTGCGCTGAAAGAATACCTGACCGACATTACCACTTCGCAGACTTACAATAAGTTTAAGGACGAAGTGTGGAACCTGCTCGGTAAAATGAGCAATTTCGGCAAGAGCGCGCAGGAAATCGTTTCGAAGGTTGAAACGGCGATGAAAACTGCAATCCTTCGTCAGAGCAACCTGTTCGAATCGCTTGGATTACGTTATTTCGGCCCTATCGACGGCAACGATATCAGCCACCTCACCGAAGTGCTGAAAGACCTTAAAAACATCCCGGGGCCCAAGCTCCTGCATTGCCTTACCATAAAGGGAAAAGGTTACGGTCCGGCGGAGAAGGATCAAACAAAATGGCATGCTCCCGGCGTTTTTGACAAGATAACGGGTGAAATCAAGAAGAAAGTCTACGACACACCCCAGGCACCGAAATATCAGGATGTGTTTGGCCATACCATCGTGGAACTCGCCCGGCAAAATCCAAAAATTGTAGGTATTACACCTGCAATGCCGTCGGGTTCCTCCCTGAACATCATGATGGAAGCAATTCCCGAGAGGGCCTTCGACGTCGGTATTGCGGAACAGCATGCGGTTACTTTCTCTGCAGGTATGGCGACGAGGGGCGAAGTGGTTTTCTGCAATATTTACTCGACATTCATGCAACGCGCTTACGATCAGGTCGTGCACGATGTATGCATTCAGGAGCTACCCGTCATATTCTGTCTCGACAGGGCAGGGTTAGTCGGTGCCGACGGTCCTACGCACCATGGCGTATATGACATCGCTTATATGCGTTGTATTCCAAATATGGTGGTTGCATCGCCAATGAATGAGCAGGAACTCCGGAATATGATGTATACAGCGCAGCTGGACTCTTTTCAGTCGGGCAAGAATGCATTTACCATCCGGTACCCTAGGGGCAACGGCGTAATGCCGGAATGGAGGACTCCGTTCGAAGAAATCCAGATAGGCAAGGGTAGAAAAATCAAAAGCGGCACCGACCTCGCGATTCTCTCACTTGGCCCGCTCGGCAACTTCGCCCTGAAAGCGTGTGAGGAATTGGAAAAACTTAGTGTGAATGCTGCCCTGTTCGACATGCGTTTCGCAAAGCCGTTAGACGAGGCTCTGTTGCACGAAATATTTTCGTCCTATGACAGGGTCATGACACTTGAAGATGGCTGCCTGCAAGGCGGATTTGGCAGTGCCGTGCTTGAATTTATGGTCGATCACGGATATACGAGCCAGGTGAAACGCCTGGGTATCCCGGACACCATCGTGGAGCACGGAGAGCCTGCAGAATTGTACCATGAGTGTGGCATCGATACCGCCGGCATTGTTGCTGCTTCAATTGAATTCATGCAACGTCAATCAAGGATCGCGTCAGTCTTGCATTAG
- a CDS encoding Ig-like domain-containing domain: MLRTIVFAILVLFFFERCAQQVPPTGGKRDSIPPNLVESNPLNKTLNFKGKKIELFFDEYVVVDNINQKLVITPEADNPYSYKPNGMSVQLTFKNQFKDSTTYTLNFGDAIKDFAEKNPAKNLKIVFSTGNSLDSGRVYGTVKDIRTNKPVFDALVGLYNVSDTLNIAKQKPYYFSRTDSSGIFSIENIQTRQYKLIAIDDKNRNMLYNAKDERMGFWSKTITAGTDSATYQLNMYLSDNTPLKVQRTLPKVNNYSVVFSKPIENVEVIFMNKDTLPYLLEPNGANLKFFNVQPHPDTTLVKLKTIDSLGISGEFEQKIAFQAQRGKTRQLDPMSLTTFPEANKPVTNAFTYKLILNKPVKTIDDQKIAIISDSLTHEPLNAFKYNWNKNHNILTIEAKSFAKDTVKFDIPKGSIISVEGDTLPKTLLRHPILKEEDFGVIRGRVTNADTSVHFILDLVDEQYKVIETLYESPYTFRNIPQGKYFLRITIDKNRNRRWDTGQMDKGLQPEPIYYIPDRILLKANFELNDINITIPEEK, encoded by the coding sequence ATGCTTAGAACAATAGTATTTGCCATCCTCGTACTGTTTTTTTTCGAGCGCTGCGCGCAGCAGGTTCCGCCTACAGGCGGGAAAAGGGACTCGATTCCACCCAATCTCGTGGAAAGCAATCCCTTGAACAAAACCCTCAATTTCAAAGGCAAAAAAATCGAATTGTTCTTCGACGAATATGTGGTGGTGGACAATATCAATCAAAAGCTTGTAATTACGCCTGAGGCCGATAACCCGTATTCATATAAACCAAACGGAATGTCGGTGCAGCTCACATTCAAAAATCAATTCAAGGACAGTACTACCTATACCTTGAATTTTGGCGATGCGATCAAGGATTTTGCAGAGAAGAACCCTGCAAAAAACCTCAAAATCGTATTCAGCACGGGCAATTCGCTCGACTCAGGGCGCGTGTACGGAACAGTGAAAGATATCCGCACCAACAAACCTGTTTTCGATGCCCTGGTAGGCCTCTACAACGTCAGCGACACCCTTAATATCGCCAAGCAAAAGCCCTATTACTTCTCGCGAACCGATAGCAGCGGTATCTTTTCCATCGAAAACATCCAGACCAGGCAGTACAAACTCATTGCTATCGACGATAAAAACCGCAATATGCTTTACAATGCGAAAGATGAACGGATGGGTTTCTGGAGCAAAACCATAACGGCCGGCACCGATTCCGCGACTTACCAGCTAAATATGTATTTGTCCGACAACACTCCGCTCAAAGTGCAGCGAACGCTTCCCAAAGTGAACAATTATTCGGTCGTTTTCAGTAAACCGATCGAGAATGTGGAAGTCATATTTATGAATAAAGACACACTTCCCTATTTGCTGGAACCGAACGGTGCCAACCTCAAATTTTTTAATGTACAACCCCACCCGGACACTACGTTGGTAAAGCTCAAAACGATAGACTCGCTCGGAATTTCAGGCGAGTTCGAGCAAAAAATAGCATTTCAGGCGCAACGTGGCAAAACGCGCCAACTCGATCCGATGTCGCTCACTACGTTCCCCGAAGCGAATAAACCCGTCACCAATGCATTCACGTACAAGCTCATTCTGAATAAACCGGTCAAGACAATCGATGATCAGAAAATCGCGATTATCTCCGACAGTCTCACACATGAGCCGCTAAACGCATTTAAGTACAACTGGAACAAAAACCACAATATCCTGACGATAGAGGCAAAATCCTTTGCAAAGGATACCGTGAAATTCGATATACCAAAAGGTTCGATCATCAGCGTGGAAGGCGATACGCTTCCCAAAACGCTGCTCCGGCACCCAATTTTAAAAGAAGAAGATTTTGGTGTCATCCGAGGCCGCGTCACAAACGCCGACACCTCGGTGCATTTCATACTCGACCTGGTCGACGAGCAGTACAAGGTGATCGAAACACTCTACGAATCGCCTTACACTTTCAGGAATATCCCTCAAGGAAAATATTTTTTGCGCATTACCATCGACAAAAATCGGAACCGGCGATGGGACACCGGGCAGATGGACAAGGGCCTTCAGCCGGAGCCGATCTATTACATCCCGGATAGGATCCTTTTGAAGGCGAATTTTGAACTGAATGACATTAACATCACCATTCCTGAAGAAAAATAA
- a CDS encoding tetratricopeptide repeat protein, translated as MKRVTSCLMIGFLLSGAAAAFGQGERELAEEYFKNGDCPKALSYYSSYLKNSFEKVALKNYTSCIVKSKAWGDGEQFLKKQIKGDAANAAWYYLNWGIMLENQGKAVEASKKYEQVVTASGARTELKRDLAEEFRAQNQAEWAKNILLEARESAKRYDIFQLELASVYRDLNQPEKMIDELLSYGMRYQNTEVVQNMLQDFTKDEKEQALLEKVLYDKIQKFPQEGFYNELLIWYQVQRKDFYKAFIQERALDRRFKHNGSRLYNLGMLALQNNDYTNAGNIFDHLVKEYPKGQLYPVARRMAIFAREEQVKNTYPVKRSEVQKLLGQYQQLVDELGVNVRTIEALRNMAILNAFYMDDFKKAIEILQTAIEAGKAEKNFVDKCKLDLGDIYLLQGEPWEATLVYSQVEKSQKDDVLGYEAKLRNAKLHYFKGEFELAKAVLDILKKATSREIANDANELSLLIMDNTGLDSTEAAMKAYSAVELQLFQNKKYEAIDTLKQLYKRYENHSLADEILWLTAKTYIKLDSNQQAMADLKLLYSKYGHDLYGDDALFAMAKLYQEKLNDKDQAMKLYQELMEKYPGSIFVAESRKRFRVLRGDVIN; from the coding sequence ATGAAAAGGGTTACGAGCTGTTTGATGATAGGATTTCTGCTTTCCGGGGCGGCCGCGGCGTTCGGGCAGGGGGAGCGGGAACTGGCCGAGGAATATTTCAAAAACGGGGATTGCCCGAAGGCCCTTAGTTACTATTCTTCGTATCTGAAGAACTCGTTTGAAAAAGTCGCACTCAAAAATTACACCAGTTGCATTGTGAAAAGCAAGGCGTGGGGCGATGGCGAGCAGTTCCTCAAAAAGCAGATCAAAGGGGATGCCGCTAATGCGGCCTGGTATTATCTGAACTGGGGCATTATGCTCGAGAACCAGGGAAAGGCCGTGGAGGCGTCCAAAAAATATGAGCAGGTCGTTACCGCATCGGGAGCGAGAACCGAGCTTAAACGCGATCTGGCGGAGGAATTCCGCGCACAAAACCAGGCGGAATGGGCTAAGAATATCCTGCTCGAGGCCCGGGAAAGCGCCAAGCGCTACGATATCTTTCAGCTGGAACTGGCGAGCGTTTACCGCGACCTGAACCAGCCTGAAAAGATGATCGACGAGCTGCTTTCCTATGGTATGCGTTACCAGAATACGGAGGTCGTTCAGAATATGCTTCAGGACTTTACGAAGGACGAGAAGGAGCAGGCGCTGCTGGAAAAGGTACTGTACGACAAGATCCAGAAGTTCCCTCAGGAAGGCTTTTACAATGAATTGCTCATCTGGTACCAGGTGCAACGCAAGGATTTTTACAAAGCATTTATCCAGGAACGCGCGCTCGATCGTCGTTTCAAGCACAACGGATCGCGGCTTTACAATCTTGGAATGCTCGCTCTTCAGAATAATGATTATACCAACGCCGGCAACATATTCGATCATTTGGTGAAAGAATATCCGAAAGGCCAGCTCTATCCGGTAGCTCGAAGGATGGCGATTTTCGCCAGGGAGGAGCAGGTTAAAAACACTTATCCCGTCAAGAGGAGCGAAGTTCAGAAGCTGCTCGGGCAATATCAGCAATTAGTCGACGAGCTTGGGGTGAATGTGCGTACGATCGAGGCATTGCGCAATATGGCGATCCTGAATGCCTTTTATATGGATGATTTTAAAAAGGCGATCGAGATACTGCAAACTGCTATCGAGGCGGGTAAAGCCGAGAAGAATTTTGTAGATAAATGTAAGCTCGATCTGGGAGATATTTACCTACTGCAGGGCGAGCCGTGGGAGGCTACATTGGTTTATTCGCAGGTTGAAAAGTCGCAGAAGGACGATGTACTCGGCTATGAAGCGAAGCTCAGGAACGCCAAGTTGCATTATTTTAAAGGTGAATTCGAATTGGCAAAGGCTGTTCTCGACATTCTTAAGAAGGCGACATCCCGTGAGATCGCGAACGATGCAAACGAGCTTTCGCTGCTAATTATGGATAATACGGGCCTCGATAGCACCGAAGCAGCGATGAAGGCGTATTCCGCGGTGGAGTTGCAATTGTTCCAGAACAAAAAGTACGAGGCAATTGATACTTTGAAACAACTTTATAAAAGATACGAAAATCACAGTCTCGCCGACGAGATACTTTGGCTTACCGCCAAAACATACATCAAGCTCGACAGCAACCAGCAGGCGATGGCCGACCTGAAATTGTTGTATTCCAAATACGGTCACGACCTGTACGGCGACGACGCGCTCTTTGCGATGGCGAAGCTTTATCAGGAGAAGCTCAACGACAAGGACCAGGCGATGAAGCTTTACCAGGAGCTCATGGAAAAATACCCGGGTAGTATTTTTGTCGCCGAGTCGCGGAAGCGCTTCCGCGTTTTGAGAGGCGATGTGATCAATTAG
- the thrC gene encoding threonine synthase — MLFYSTKTASLKASLEEAIFNSLPPDNGLYMPESIPTVSKEFLDNIENKSFREIAIEVTATLLGSEITRSEIESIIDRAYDFEAPVVKITPNDYVLELFHGPSMAFKDFGARFMAAIMSYFLHRSNKEIRILVATSGDTGGAVAQGFYKVPGISVTILYPSGKVSDIQEKQLTTLGHNVTALEVDGTFDDCQRLVKEAFLDPELNAKYNLASANSINIARLIPQSFYYFAAYAQLKKLGKPLVISVPSGNFGNLSAGILAYRMGLPVEHFIAATNVNNAVPRYLQSGTYEPLPSIETISNAMDVGSPSNFVRLTRFFNDDWNAINEKVSGAFFNDEQTQKAMREVFGNANYVMCPHTAVAYRGLQEYRKKTKGDFTGVFLSTAHPAKFIDLVEETLGKSIDIPERLKSLLDIEKVSIKMKPEFSEFKSLLVSELK, encoded by the coding sequence ATGCTATTTTACAGTACCAAAACTGCCAGCCTGAAAGCGTCGCTGGAAGAAGCTATTTTCAACAGCCTTCCTCCCGATAACGGTCTCTACATGCCAGAATCTATCCCGACGGTTTCAAAGGAATTTCTGGATAATATTGAAAATAAATCCTTCAGGGAGATCGCCATCGAGGTGACCGCCACACTTTTGGGCAGTGAAATTACAAGAAGCGAAATTGAATCCATCATCGATCGCGCATATGATTTCGAAGCGCCTGTGGTAAAAATCACGCCGAACGACTATGTGCTCGAATTATTCCACGGCCCATCCATGGCTTTTAAGGACTTCGGAGCACGGTTTATGGCTGCGATCATGTCCTATTTTTTGCATCGTTCCAATAAGGAAATCCGCATTCTTGTAGCCACATCCGGCGATACGGGCGGCGCAGTTGCCCAGGGGTTCTATAAGGTTCCGGGTATTTCGGTAACGATCCTTTACCCCAGCGGAAAAGTAAGCGACATCCAGGAAAAACAATTGACTACCCTCGGCCACAATGTGACTGCCCTGGAAGTAGACGGTACCTTCGACGACTGCCAGCGCCTGGTGAAGGAAGCATTCCTCGATCCCGAACTGAATGCGAAATATAACCTCGCATCGGCGAACTCCATTAATATTGCCCGGTTGATCCCACAGTCATTCTATTATTTCGCAGCATATGCACAGTTGAAAAAACTCGGGAAGCCATTGGTGATCTCAGTACCAAGCGGAAACTTCGGAAACCTTAGCGCCGGCATCCTCGCCTATCGCATGGGCTTGCCGGTAGAACATTTCATCGCGGCGACTAATGTAAATAATGCAGTACCGCGCTACCTCCAGTCGGGGACCTACGAGCCGCTTCCTTCGATCGAAACGATTTCCAATGCCATGGACGTCGGCAGCCCGAGCAACTTTGTACGGCTGACCCGGTTTTTCAACGACGACTGGAATGCGATCAACGAAAAAGTGTCCGGCGCATTTTTCAACGACGAGCAAACACAAAAAGCGATGCGCGAAGTTTTTGGCAATGCCAATTACGTTATGTGCCCGCACACGGCCGTCGCTTACCGGGGCCTTCAGGAATACCGGAAAAAAACGAAGGGTGATTTTACAGGAGTCTTCCTTTCGACTGCCCACCCGGCGAAATTTATCGATCTCGTGGAAGAAACACTCGGAAAAAGCATCGATATACCTGAAAGACTGAAATCGCTGCTCGATATTGAAAAAGTGTCGATCAAAATGAAACCCGAATTTTCAGAATTCAAATCACTATTAGTGAGTGAGTTAAAATAA
- a CDS encoding class I SAM-dependent methyltransferase: MSLETLDKCPVCQQSSFSNYLNVEDYTVSHKEFTIQQCNSCYFLFTNPRPSEEQIGAYYESQDYISHHDDARDLMSKAYTSVRNHTIEQKVKLINSLVQPKGTLLDIGCGTGSFLSAVKQDGWKTFGTEPDPGAREIASKRVGATIFEGITEQTLDTQLYDIITLWHVLEHVHKLNETIDWLQNHLRPNGRIIIAVPNPQSHDAAKYGRFWAAYDVPRHLYHFTRASMKNLLQRHDLVVKKILPMWFDSFYVSMLSTKYKNKKMNIFDSVITGLQSNLKGRAGTNKELNTSSLIYIISKN, translated from the coding sequence ATGTCTTTAGAAACGCTCGACAAATGCCCGGTATGCCAGCAATCCAGTTTCAGCAATTACCTGAATGTGGAGGATTATACCGTTTCGCACAAAGAATTCACGATCCAGCAATGCAATTCCTGCTACTTTCTGTTCACGAATCCGCGCCCCTCCGAAGAACAAATCGGCGCATATTATGAGTCGCAGGATTACATTTCTCATCACGACGACGCCAGGGATCTGATGAGCAAAGCGTATACTTCGGTACGAAATCATACTATCGAACAAAAGGTGAAACTGATTAACAGTCTCGTTCAACCGAAAGGAACATTACTCGATATCGGCTGCGGAACGGGCAGTTTTTTAAGTGCCGTGAAACAAGACGGCTGGAAAACCTTCGGTACAGAACCGGATCCAGGAGCGCGGGAGATCGCTTCGAAGAGAGTAGGAGCAACCATCTTTGAAGGCATTACTGAGCAAACTCTGGATACACAGTTATACGACATCATCACCCTGTGGCATGTTCTGGAACATGTCCATAAGTTGAATGAAACGATCGACTGGCTGCAAAACCACCTCAGACCAAATGGCCGGATCATCATCGCGGTGCCGAATCCGCAGTCGCACGATGCTGCTAAATACGGCCGTTTTTGGGCTGCTTACGACGTTCCGCGGCATTTGTACCATTTCACACGTGCCAGTATGAAAAACCTGCTGCAGCGGCATGATTTGGTGGTTAAAAAGATCCTTCCGATGTGGTTCGACTCCTTCTATGTGAGTATGCTCAGCACAAAGTACAAGAACAAAAAAATGAATATTTTCGACAGCGTGATCACCGGCTTGCAATCCAACCTGAAAGGCCGCGCGGGAACAAACAAAGAGTTGAACACTTCCAGCCTGATCTACATTATTTCGAAAAACTGA